One Dreissena polymorpha isolate Duluth1 chromosome 9, UMN_Dpol_1.0, whole genome shotgun sequence genomic window carries:
- the LOC127845381 gene encoding uncharacterized protein LOC127845381, which translates to MQVTYQCCMCAVLSALLLPLVHLTSEGALFQIGSPAATAIEPRVNTEGPPLCEFSIWERSKIFFVARLRQMNPKFIKFGIQFYNGTNVIEHTEPQVLKPKLWFWTYSTEHETYPYLNWNVDFGLLTFGLLDAATIEIPYVDFKAYNTSKCIVNFGANESMINVAKALSELVVNETVNEVHQYEQISFCYLTEIAVDKSGIEYYAGLYLQYPVPFIQYSCCEILYHYTTSKYSDPDCNITHDKWTLCFLGPYIVGVIILLFFPIMVFELFHSISKDEVIQSYDHESTNELSCVVYNRQPEAQWVFLDGASPFTLSHLPAKMFAGFKDSHPVLRSRLRRFVYMLLVPVLLFANVFMYRNGIGNDLKITIEDLVKRGTPLGFLAILADTSDARKVFVPALGGPVGVLIIYYTLGVLLLVMPRSLKQIVENGMPTKRTWSPFFLSVDEILRMAMLEPGTEPGYHRAAAVCRGSFYMVFNKEFWYRILYMQQRRLVRLKRDKPIMFALTLPVVLLVCALETAACAIFNLFPLANFVVITVKGAVISLIEQRRHYECIRCCFRTPLIVVVAVICCVLFTLFAYTVILIFLESFVFISQVAILCFVAVIVFPSVAFGYLFFFVVLLYYLFRLARGFGDTYFELLSMAVEKSQDLDAHVNHVSMQDGTLEISNVRAAGVRSIRVNNVVIDVPHNTLERIKTEQTPKKTRQKANVHGIPRDLFEYLVTKHRPIHIQFIRLVFHFAMIITLVALTMSIISKFKMVTSSESSDVMHVIFIVTVGALPRVLELVLLDGNEMFKRQLEETKIEQSILRYWRNRLESFEDLDRCSPSS; encoded by the coding sequence ATGCAAGTAACATATCAATGTTGTATGTGTGCTGTGTTAAGCGCGTTGTTGCTCCCGTTAGTTCACCTGACGTCAGAAGGCGCGCTATTCCAGATAGGCAGCCCGGCAGCAACTGCCATAGAGCCTCGAGTTAACACCGAAGGTCCGCCATTGTGCGAATTTAGTATCTGGGAGAGAAGCAAAATATTCTTTGTGGCCCGTTTGCGCCAAATGAATCCGAAATTTATCAAGTTTggaatacaattttataatggGACAAATGTGATTGAACACACTGAACCACAAGTATTGAAACCCAAACTCTGGTTTTGGACGTATTCCACGGAGCATGAAACATATCCGTATCTGAATTGGAATGTCGACTTTGGGTTGCTGACATTTGGTCTTCTAGACGCAGCAACTATTGAGATCCCTTATGTGGATTTTAAGGCATACAATACATCAAAATGTATTGTGAACTTTGGTGCAAAtgaatccatgataaatgttgcAAAAGCTTTGTCAGAGCTAGTGGTTAATGAAACAGTAAATGAGGTGCACCAGTATGAACAAATATCTTTTTGTTATTTAACAGAGATAGCTGTAGATAAATCTGGAATCGAATACTATGCTGGACTATACCTTCAATATCCAGTACCGTTTATTCAATATTCGTGTTGTGAAATATTATATCATTACACCACAAGTAAATATTCAGATCCGGATTGTAACATTACTCACGACAAATGGACTTTATGCTTCCTTGGTCCATATATCGTAGGCGTAATAATTCTCCTGTTCTTCCCTATAATGGTTTTTGAAttatttcactcaatttccaaagACGAAGTAATTCAATCGTACGACCACGAGAGTACGAATGAGTTATCGTGTGTAGTCTATAATCGACAACCTGAAGCACAGTGGGTTTTCCTAGATGGAGCATCGCCATTTACCTTATCTCATCTACCAGCCAAGATGTTCGCGGGATTCAAGGATTCGCACCCAGTCTTGCGATCGCGACTACGACGGTTTGTGTACATGCTTTTGGTACCTGTCTTGTTATTTGCTAATGTGTTCATGTACAGAAACGGTATAGGAAATGACCTTAAAATCACTATTGAGGACTTGGTAAAGCGAGGAACTCCACTGGGTTTTCTTGCAATCCTTGCTGATACCTCTGATGCTCGAAAAGTGTTTGTTCCAGCTCTCGGTGGGCCAGTTGGAGTTTTGATAATTTACTACACTCTCGGAGTCCTACTTCTGGTAATGCCAAGAAGTCTGAAACAGATCGTAGAGAACGGGATGCCAACAAAGCGGACGTGGTCGCCTTTCTTTCTCAGTGTCGATGAGATACTTCGCATGGCAATGCTTGAACCAGGGACCGAACCTGGATATCATCGAGCCGCTGCTGTGTGCCGTGGCAGCTTCTATATGGTCTTTAATAAGGAATTTTGGTACAGAATACTGTATATGCAACAACGCCGACTCGTACGATTAAAGCGAGATAAACCGATTATGTTCGCTCTTACACTTCCAGTTGTGTTACTTGTTTGCGCATTGGAAACTGCAGCGTGCGCCATTTTCAACCTTTTTCCTCTGGCAAACTTTGTTGTCATTACAGTAAAAGGAGCAGTGATATCACTTATTGAACAGAGGCGTCACTACGAATGCATTCGATGCTGTTTCCGTACACCATTGATCGTAGTTGTTGCTGTGATATGCTGCGTATTATTCACATTGTTTGCTTATACTGTCATTTTAATATTCCTGGAAAGTTTTGTGTTCATCTCACAAGTTGCTATTTTATGTTTTGTAGCGGTCATTGTTTTTCCTTCCGTTGCGTTCGGTTATCTGTTTTTCTTTGTTGTTCTGCTGTATTACCTGTTTCGACTTGCTCGAGGGTTCGGTGATACGTATTTTGAACTGCTATCGATGGCAGTTGAGAAATCGCAGGATCTTGACGCCCATGTAAATCACGTGTCAATGCAGGATGGTACTTTAGAAATCTCCAACGTGCGGGCAGCGGGTGTCAGAAGCATTCGTGTGAATAACGTTGTTATCGACGTTCCACACAACACACTTGAGAGAATTAAAACGGAACAAACACCGAAGAAAACCCGACAAAAGGCAAATGTCCATGGGATACCGAGAGACCTATTTGAATATCTGGTTACCAAACATCGGCCTATTCATATTCAGTTTATAAGGCTTGTTTTTCACTTTGCAATGATTATAACGCTCGTTGCGTTGACCATGTCGATCATTTCGAAATTCAAAATGGTGACCTCATCGGAGTCGTCGGATGTCATGCATGTGATCTTCATTGTGACGGTCGGTGCGTTGCCAAGGGTTTTGGAGTTGGTATTGTTGGATGGCAATGAAATGTTTAAGCGACAGCTAGAAGAAACTAAGATTGAACAGTCCATTCTGAGGTACTGGCGAAATCGCTTGGAATCTTTTGAAGACCTTGACCGTTGCTCTCCTAGCTCCTAA